A region of Piscinibacter gummiphilus DNA encodes the following proteins:
- the tsaE gene encoding tRNA (adenosine(37)-N6)-threonylcarbamoyltransferase complex ATPase subunit type 1 TsaE — protein MPILETRTQAWPDEAACQQSAALLAARPALRRAFVELHGTLGAGKTTFARHLLQALGVTGRIKSPTYAVMEAYPLEGFTAWHFDFYRFNDPQEFEDAGFRDVFASQGLKLAEWPEKAEGLLPEPDLRMELVPLDGDERRVTFTACTPLGQELLP, from the coding sequence TTGCCGATTCTAGAAACCCGCACCCAGGCGTGGCCCGACGAGGCCGCGTGCCAGCAGTCCGCAGCCCTTCTCGCGGCCCGGCCGGCGCTTCGCCGGGCGTTCGTCGAACTGCACGGCACCCTCGGCGCCGGCAAGACCACTTTCGCACGCCACCTGCTGCAGGCGCTGGGCGTCACCGGCCGCATCAAGAGTCCCACCTACGCGGTGATGGAAGCCTACCCGCTGGAGGGTTTCACGGCCTGGCACTTCGATTTCTACCGCTTCAACGACCCGCAGGAATTCGAAGACGCAGGCTTCCGCGACGTGTTCGCCAGCCAGGGACTCAAGCTCGCCGAGTGGCCCGAGAAGGCCGAGGGTCTGCTGCCCGAACCCGACCTGCGGATGGAACTTGTCCCACTCGACGGAGACGAACGCCGCGTGACCTTCACCGCCTGCACCCCCCTCGGCCAGGAGCTGCTGCCTTGA
- the queG gene encoding tRNA epoxyqueuosine(34) reductase QueG, with protein sequence MSDARNMDQVGDPAALVEQLRGWARSLGFSQIGVADVDLSSAEPGLLAWLDHGFHGSMAYMATHGLKRARPAELVPGTVRVITARMDYLPRTRHDGDNDWQAVEWAHLARPENAGVSTYARGRDYHKVLRNRLQKLADRLAEAVGPLGHRVFTDSAPVLEVELASRSGIGWRGKHTLTLHREAGSMFFLGEIYIDLPLPLSEPVTPHCGSCSACIDVCPTRAIVAPYRVDARRCISYLTIEHDGAIPEDLRPLIGNRIYGCDDCQLVCPWNKYAQRSTLPDFDPRAPLLHPTLLQLWAWTEADFLRHTEGGPIRRIGYERWRRNLAVGLGNALRADPSLADVRAALEAARDAASPLVQEHIDWALR encoded by the coding sequence ATGTCGGACGCCCGGAACATGGATCAGGTGGGGGACCCCGCCGCGCTGGTGGAACAGCTGCGCGGCTGGGCGCGTTCGCTCGGATTTTCCCAGATCGGCGTGGCGGATGTGGATCTGTCCTCGGCCGAACCGGGACTTTTGGCCTGGCTCGACCACGGTTTCCACGGCTCGATGGCCTACATGGCCACCCACGGCCTCAAGCGCGCGCGGCCCGCCGAGCTGGTGCCGGGCACCGTGCGGGTCATCACGGCGCGCATGGACTACCTGCCTCGCACGCGCCACGACGGCGACAACGACTGGCAGGCCGTCGAATGGGCGCACCTCGCACGGCCGGAGAACGCGGGCGTGTCCACGTACGCCCGCGGCCGCGACTACCACAAGGTGTTGCGCAACCGGCTGCAGAAGCTCGCCGACCGCCTCGCCGAGGCCGTGGGGCCGCTGGGCCACCGCGTCTTCACCGACTCGGCGCCGGTGCTGGAGGTGGAGCTCGCCTCGCGCAGCGGCATCGGCTGGCGCGGCAAGCACACCCTCACGCTGCACCGCGAGGCGGGCTCGATGTTCTTCCTCGGCGAGATCTACATCGACCTGCCGCTGCCGCTGTCCGAACCCGTGACCCCGCACTGCGGCTCGTGTTCGGCCTGCATCGACGTGTGCCCCACGCGAGCCATCGTCGCGCCCTACCGCGTGGACGCCCGCCGTTGCATCTCGTACCTGACGATCGAACACGACGGCGCGATCCCCGAAGACCTGCGCCCGCTGATCGGCAACCGCATCTACGGCTGCGACGACTGCCAGCTGGTGTGCCCCTGGAACAAGTACGCCCAGCGCAGCACCCTGCCCGACTTCGACCCGCGCGCCCCGCTGCTGCATCCCACGCTGCTGCAGCTCTGGGCCTGGACCGAGGCCGACTTCCTCCGCCACACGGAAGGCGGCCCCATCCGCCGCATCGGCTACGAACGCTGGCGGCGCAACCTCGCGGTGGGCCTGGGCAACGCGCTGCGGGCCGACCCGTCGCTCGCGGACGTGCGCGCCGCGCTCGAAGCGGCCCGCGACGCCGCCTCGCCCCTCGTGCAGGAGCACATCGACTGGGCCCTCAGGTGA
- a CDS encoding AEC family transporter, which yields MSTALLLLPDFLLIVCGFCLCRWTALNRPVWEAAEQLVYYLLFPVLLFNSVMRSPLQPTQTLSLTLGGVALLACGIALAFAVKLWPGVDARLHASGAQVAFRFNSFIALALAERLGGPTGVAWMALLLAIGVPICNVAAVWPLARHGGHSYAREIIRNPLIVATLLGLAANLAGVTFPEAVGTTLQRIGVAALPVGLLAVGAGLKLGGLKASPMLTTAFIGIRHAILPLVGIGLALLFALSPEQRLILVLFASMPTASSAYVLAARMGGDGAFVAGLVSLSILLGMVTIPWWIAVLGWVT from the coding sequence ATGTCCACCGCGCTGTTGTTGCTTCCCGACTTCCTGCTGATCGTCTGCGGCTTCTGCCTGTGCCGGTGGACGGCGCTGAACCGGCCCGTGTGGGAGGCCGCCGAGCAGCTGGTGTACTACCTGCTGTTCCCGGTGCTGCTGTTCAACTCGGTGATGCGCAGCCCGCTGCAGCCGACGCAGACGCTGAGCCTCACGCTGGGCGGGGTCGCGCTGCTCGCCTGCGGCATCGCGCTCGCGTTCGCGGTGAAGCTCTGGCCGGGCGTGGACGCGCGGCTGCATGCATCGGGCGCACAGGTGGCGTTCCGCTTCAATTCCTTCATCGCGCTGGCGCTGGCCGAGCGCCTGGGCGGCCCCACGGGGGTGGCCTGGATGGCACTGCTGCTGGCCATCGGCGTGCCCATCTGCAACGTGGCGGCCGTGTGGCCGCTCGCGCGCCACGGCGGGCATTCGTACGCCCGCGAGATCATCCGCAACCCGCTGATCGTCGCGACCTTGCTGGGCCTCGCAGCCAACCTCGCGGGGGTGACCTTCCCCGAAGCGGTGGGCACCACGCTGCAGCGCATCGGCGTGGCCGCGCTGCCGGTGGGCCTGCTGGCCGTGGGGGCGGGCCTGAAGCTGGGCGGTCTCAAGGCGTCGCCGATGCTGACCACGGCCTTCATCGGCATCCGCCACGCCATCCTGCCGCTCGTGGGCATCGGGCTCGCGCTGCTGTTCGCGCTGTCGCCCGAGCAGCGGCTGATCCTCGTGCTGTTCGCGTCGATGCCGACGGCGTCCAGCGCCTACGTGCTGGCGGCCCGCATGGGCGGCGACGGGGCCTTCGTGGCCGGGCTCGTGTCGCTGTCGATCCTGCTCGGCATGGTGACGATTCCGTGGTGGATCGCCGTCCTGGGTTGGGTCACCTGA